From Aquamicrobium lusatiense, the proteins below share one genomic window:
- a CDS encoding HlyU family transcriptional regulator has product MSFLKRLFGGGAPAQDAEPAPARQVEHKGFTIIATPYKADGQYQTCGLVTREIDGVVKEHKFIRADRFPGLDDAADISIRKGIQLVDEQGDSIFGPA; this is encoded by the coding sequence ATGTCTTTCCTGAAACGTCTTTTCGGCGGCGGAGCGCCTGCGCAGGATGCGGAGCCGGCACCTGCCAGACAGGTCGAGCACAAGGGCTTCACCATCATCGCGACACCTTACAAAGCTGATGGCCAGTACCAGACCTGCGGGCTCGTCACCCGCGAGATCGACGGCGTGGTGAAGGAACACAAGTTCATCCGCGCCGATCGCTTTCCCGGACTGGACGATGCGGCAGACATTTCGATCCGCAAGGGCATCCAGCTCGTGGACGAGCAGGGCGACAGCATTTTCGGCCCTGCCTGA
- a CDS encoding LysE family translocator, whose product MSIEFLLTTLIIVASPGTGVVYTLAAGLSRGGRASVLAAFACTLGIVPHLVAALTGLAALLHTSALAFEIVKYAGVAYLLYMAWQSLREKGALRIDDNTDARSVRQVLVDGILINLLNPKLSIFFVAFLPQFISAGEEHVLARMLELSGVFMLATFIIFSLYGLFAAAMRDKVVGSPRVMAWMRRTFSAAFVALGARLALQQQQ is encoded by the coding sequence ATGTCAATCGAATTCCTGCTGACCACGCTCATCATCGTCGCCTCGCCGGGAACGGGCGTGGTCTACACGCTGGCGGCCGGGCTTTCGCGGGGCGGGCGGGCCAGCGTGCTTGCGGCCTTTGCCTGTACGCTCGGCATCGTTCCGCATCTGGTGGCGGCGCTGACGGGGCTTGCAGCGCTGCTGCACACCAGCGCGCTCGCCTTCGAGATCGTGAAATATGCGGGCGTCGCCTATCTGCTCTACATGGCCTGGCAGAGCCTGCGTGAGAAGGGCGCGCTGCGGATCGATGACAACACGGATGCGCGCAGCGTGCGGCAGGTTCTGGTCGACGGCATCCTCATCAACCTGCTCAATCCGAAGCTGTCGATCTTCTTCGTGGCCTTCCTGCCGCAGTTCATTTCCGCCGGAGAGGAACATGTATTGGCGCGCATGCTGGAACTGTCGGGCGTGTTCATGCTGGCGACCTTCATCATCTTTTCCCTCTACGGCCTGTTTGCCGCGGCCATGCGTGACAAGGTGGTCGGCAGCCCGCGGGTGATGGCGTGGATGCGGCGCACTTTTTCCGCCGCCTTCGTGGCGCTGGGCGCGCGGCTGGCGCTGCAACAGCAACAATAA
- a CDS encoding LysE family translocator, whose translation MHIDFGILFLYVITVITMIAIPGPVAVLVTGAGLAGGARKAFNTIAGTNAASLVLILLSALVVKGIFAVNETAFSVLKLAGACYIGWIGWEILRESGAGEPELEPVQPRVGGFSKGFVMAISNPKDIIFFASFFPQFIGITPDPNTSIALLTVLWIVLDFATLFLIYLLVARLLKPSVHRTMLRISGALLIIVAAGGIVMTAMELWPA comes from the coding sequence ATGCATATCGATTTCGGCATTCTCTTTCTCTACGTGATCACCGTCATCACCATGATCGCCATTCCCGGTCCGGTCGCCGTTCTGGTCACCGGCGCGGGGCTGGCAGGCGGCGCGCGAAAAGCCTTCAACACCATTGCCGGCACCAATGCCGCCTCGCTGGTGCTCATCCTGTTGTCGGCGCTGGTGGTGAAGGGCATCTTTGCCGTCAACGAAACCGCCTTCAGCGTGCTGAAGCTCGCCGGCGCCTGCTACATAGGCTGGATCGGATGGGAGATTTTGCGGGAGTCCGGGGCCGGCGAACCGGAACTGGAGCCCGTCCAGCCACGGGTCGGCGGCTTCTCGAAAGGCTTCGTCATGGCCATTTCGAACCCGAAGGACATCATCTTCTTCGCGTCCTTCTTCCCGCAGTTCATCGGCATCACCCCCGACCCCAACACCAGCATCGCCCTGCTCACGGTGCTGTGGATCGTGCTGGATTTCGCGACGCTGTTCCTCATCTACCTGCTGGTCGCAAGGCTCCTGAAGCCGTCCGTCCACCGCACCATGCTGCGCATTTCCGGCGCGCTGCTCATCATTGTCGCTGCCGGCGGCATCGTCATGACGGCAATGGAGCTGTGGCCAGCCTGA
- a CDS encoding Pepco domain-containing protein, whose amino-acid sequence MSDQISVIVAVDAPMTAKEKVRGAFPSWQTPPRHMHVSLDNALIEENMLEMINKFGNRLLASTPPEQGFEVDEIELTLSIDAKGGVSLIGSVEVGGHAGIKVKLKRKASQN is encoded by the coding sequence ATGTCTGACCAGATTAGCGTAATCGTTGCAGTAGATGCACCGATGACTGCGAAGGAGAAAGTTCGCGGTGCGTTTCCTTCCTGGCAAACCCCGCCACGCCACATGCATGTTTCGCTCGATAATGCGCTCATCGAAGAAAACATGTTGGAAATGATAAACAAGTTCGGCAATCGACTGCTTGCATCGACCCCGCCTGAGCAAGGCTTTGAGGTGGATGAAATCGAGTTGACATTGTCCATCGATGCTAAGGGGGGCGTCTCGTTGATAGGCAGTGTCGAAGTCGGCGGCCACGCCGGTATCAAGGTTAAACTCAAGCGCAAGGCGAGCCAGAATTGA
- a CDS encoding VOC family protein has translation MKTTSYYPVIMTGDVAATADFYVQHLRFRPLFSSDWYVHLQSQEDETVNLGIVDAGHETVPEAARGRGAQGLLINFEVEDVDAVHERIAAAGLPILRSLRDEPFGQRHFIFADPNGVLIDVITPIPPSAEFLAQYEDGAAASPVSGAAT, from the coding sequence ATGAAAACGACCAGCTATTATCCGGTCATCATGACCGGCGACGTTGCCGCTACGGCGGACTTCTATGTGCAGCATCTGCGCTTCCGACCGCTGTTTTCGAGCGACTGGTATGTCCATCTGCAATCGCAGGAGGATGAAACCGTCAATCTGGGCATTGTCGATGCCGGCCACGAGACGGTGCCGGAGGCGGCGCGGGGCAGGGGCGCGCAGGGGCTGCTGATCAATTTCGAGGTCGAGGATGTCGATGCCGTGCATGAGCGGATCGCGGCGGCCGGGCTGCCGATCCTGCGCAGCCTGCGCGACGAACCTTTCGGCCAGCGGCATTTCATCTTCGCCGATCCGAACGGCGTGCTGATCGACGTGATCACGCCGATCCCGCCCTCGGCGGAATTTCTGGCGCAGTACGAGGACGGCGCGGCAGCGAGCCCGGTAAGCGGGGCTGCGACGTAG
- a CDS encoding right-handed parallel beta-helix repeat-containing protein, whose translation MKSFPALVAALLAGVCLPVSALAQSPQPVVELQGGLSYGTGNGSIGITFPFTLDDGSYLFIEGRGGMAEQSVRFGSFGAGLRRKLDNGLILGGYGYYDALRTERGNTFQQLSFGAELFGSVFEARANAYLPLTGSRLAEEFNSAYVSGDQLLFQSGRERARAGVDAEVGARLPVFPRDAQAQFKLFGGAYWYEGKNMDDTVGARARAELVLAGLPGVRPDATLSLGTSLSYDNEEHLEAGLRVRLRIPLGAGGSASSTTAFDPLYQPVEREEKVRSHLGTTGNVEAAEYVSSGQTVGKVVTIGPNSGDASTINGSLAAAGDNALALASGEIALTQALLLGTNQHLIGGGGTLAVRGAESGLETTFRNDGVATTLRGTNPLADVVSMASGSEIASVTMTGGLAAIQSTGAANILIHDVDISGTAGDGIRLENVTGATIANAYIHDLYICENNTTCEFAVGRPNDAPHAAVSALGTSGLTVRDTVIEGVTYGIFAGSHIDDSGWPPVITSAATDITIDNVSITRSRREGILLVAANDVTMNKVTIDNSAQDRDMDLVVLQGTSDVTITDMALKGGVNGLMLITSSTLPDAAVTTNVRVDGFSSDGASNTGIFLNPVGDISFNNVSITNPGTYGVFIYGSDYEFLGGPVNNIDFGTTSISNAGQAGLYFMGPSIDLKGDVTVAGTPKDCLVSAWGSWVGGSLTQNPGSVLNVNGAALDGSNFQTRCMP comes from the coding sequence ATGAAATCCTTCCCTGCCCTCGTCGCCGCCCTTCTGGCCGGCGTATGTCTGCCCGTGTCCGCCCTGGCTCAGTCGCCGCAACCCGTCGTCGAACTGCAGGGCGGGCTGTCCTATGGAACCGGCAATGGCAGCATTGGCATCACCTTCCCCTTCACGCTCGACGACGGCTCCTATCTCTTCATCGAGGGCCGTGGCGGCATGGCGGAACAGTCGGTGCGTTTCGGCTCCTTCGGCGCGGGCCTGCGCCGAAAACTGGACAACGGCCTGATCCTCGGCGGCTACGGCTACTATGATGCGCTGCGCACGGAGCGCGGCAACACCTTCCAGCAGCTTTCCTTCGGTGCCGAATTGTTCGGCAGCGTCTTCGAGGCGCGCGCCAACGCCTATCTGCCGCTCACCGGGTCACGGCTGGCGGAAGAGTTCAACAGCGCCTATGTGTCCGGCGACCAGTTGCTCTTCCAGTCGGGCCGCGAGCGTGCGCGCGCAGGCGTCGATGCGGAGGTGGGCGCGCGCCTGCCCGTGTTCCCGCGCGATGCGCAGGCGCAGTTCAAGCTGTTCGGCGGCGCCTACTGGTACGAAGGCAAAAACATGGACGACACGGTCGGCGCCCGCGCCCGCGCCGAACTGGTTCTCGCCGGCCTGCCCGGCGTGCGGCCGGACGCGACGCTCAGCCTCGGCACATCCCTGTCCTACGACAACGAGGAGCATCTGGAGGCCGGTCTGCGCGTGCGCCTGCGGATCCCGCTCGGCGCCGGTGGCTCCGCCTCCTCCACCACGGCCTTCGATCCGCTTTATCAGCCCGTCGAGCGCGAGGAGAAGGTGCGCTCCCATCTCGGCACGACCGGCAATGTCGAAGCGGCGGAATATGTTTCCTCCGGGCAGACGGTCGGCAAGGTCGTCACCATCGGCCCGAACAGCGGCGACGCCTCGACCATCAACGGCAGCCTTGCCGCTGCCGGCGACAATGCGCTGGCGCTGGCCAGCGGCGAGATCGCGCTGACGCAGGCGCTTCTGCTCGGCACCAACCAGCATCTCATCGGTGGCGGCGGCACCCTTGCCGTGCGCGGTGCCGAAAGCGGGCTTGAAACCACCTTCCGCAACGACGGCGTCGCCACCACCCTGCGCGGCACGAACCCGCTTGCCGACGTGGTGTCGATGGCCTCGGGCAGCGAGATCGCCTCCGTCACCATGACCGGCGGGCTTGCCGCCATCCAGAGCACGGGCGCTGCGAACATCCTCATCCACGACGTCGACATCAGCGGCACGGCCGGCGACGGCATTCGCCTTGAGAACGTCACCGGCGCCACCATCGCGAATGCCTATATCCACGATCTCTACATCTGCGAGAACAACACGACGTGCGAGTTCGCGGTCGGCCGGCCGAACGACGCGCCGCATGCCGCGGTCAGCGCGCTGGGCACCAGCGGCCTGACGGTGCGCGACACCGTCATCGAAGGCGTCACCTACGGCATCTTCGCCGGCAGCCACATCGATGACAGCGGCTGGCCGCCGGTCATCACCAGCGCCGCCACCGACATCACCATCGACAATGTCTCCATCACCCGCTCGCGCCGCGAAGGAATCCTGCTCGTCGCAGCCAATGACGTCACCATGAACAAGGTGACGATCGACAATTCCGCGCAGGACCGCGACATGGACCTCGTCGTCCTGCAGGGAACCTCGGACGTGACCATCACGGACATGGCCCTCAAGGGCGGCGTCAACGGGCTGATGCTGATCACTTCCTCCACCCTGCCCGATGCAGCCGTCACCACGAATGTCCGCGTCGATGGCTTCTCCAGCGACGGCGCCAGCAACACGGGCATCTTCCTCAATCCGGTCGGCGACATCAGCTTCAACAATGTGTCGATCACCAATCCCGGCACCTATGGCGTATTCATCTACGGCAGCGACTATGAATTCCTCGGTGGGCCGGTGAACAACATCGACTTCGGCACCACCAGCATCAGCAATGCCGGTCAGGCCGGTCTCTATTTCATGGGACCCTCCATCGACCTGAAGGGCGATGTCACGGTCGCCGGAACACCGAAGGACTGCCTCGTCTCCGCCTGGGGCTCATGGGTCGGTGGCTCGCTCACCCAGAACCCCGGCTCCGTGCTCAACGTCAATGGCGCGGCCCTCGACGGATCGAACTTCCAGACCCGCTGCATGCCATAA
- a CDS encoding SDR family oxidoreductase, producing the protein MSLKGKTLFISGGSRGIGLAIALRAARDGANVTIAAKTADPHPKLPGTIYTAAEEIEKAGGKALPVLCDIREEKQVLDAVARTVEAFGGIDICVNNASAIQLSGTLETDMKRFDLMHQINTRGTFLVSKACIPHLKQAQNPHILNLAPPLDMKAKWFRNHVAYTMAKFGMSMCTLGMSAEFAGDGIAVNSLWPLTAIDTAAVRNVLGGESMASMSRTPDIMADAAYAIFNRPAREATGNFYIDEEVLKAEGVSDFTPYAPDATGPLVADFFLPDEVIARSDTKLAGMF; encoded by the coding sequence ATGTCCCTTAAAGGAAAGACCCTGTTCATCTCGGGCGGATCGCGCGGCATCGGGTTGGCGATCGCGCTGCGCGCGGCCCGCGACGGCGCCAATGTCACCATCGCCGCCAAGACCGCCGATCCGCACCCGAAGCTGCCCGGCACCATCTATACGGCGGCCGAAGAGATCGAAAAGGCGGGCGGCAAGGCGCTTCCCGTGCTGTGCGACATTCGCGAGGAAAAGCAGGTTCTGGACGCGGTCGCCCGAACGGTCGAGGCGTTCGGCGGCATCGACATCTGCGTCAACAACGCCAGCGCCATCCAGCTTTCAGGCACGCTGGAAACCGACATGAAGCGCTTCGACCTGATGCACCAGATCAACACGCGCGGCACGTTTCTGGTGTCGAAAGCCTGCATTCCGCATCTCAAGCAGGCGCAGAACCCGCACATCCTCAATCTGGCGCCGCCGCTGGACATGAAGGCGAAATGGTTCAGGAACCACGTTGCCTACACCATGGCCAAGTTCGGCATGTCGATGTGTACGCTGGGCATGAGCGCGGAGTTCGCCGGCGACGGCATCGCCGTCAACTCGCTCTGGCCGCTGACGGCGATCGACACCGCTGCGGTGCGCAATGTGCTGGGTGGCGAGAGTATGGCCTCGATGAGCCGCACGCCCGACATCATGGCCGACGCCGCTTACGCGATCTTCAACCGTCCCGCACGCGAGGCGACCGGCAATTTCTACATCGACGAGGAAGTGCTGAAAGCCGAAGGCGTGAGCGACTTCACCCCCTACGCCCCCGACGCGACCGGCCCGCTGGTGGCCGACTTCTTCCTGCCCGACGAGGTGATCGCACGCAGCGACACGAAGCTGGCGGGGATGTTTTAG
- a CDS encoding YcgN family cysteine cluster protein: MEKPFWKTKALEELSAAEWESLCDGCGKCCMSKLEDEDTGDIYWTSVSCRMFDAATCRCSDYPNRLSQVSDCVGLTPQNVRTISWLPGTCAYRLVAEGRDLYWWHRLLSGSAETVHEAGVSMRGRVCASESDLQEPEDYFDYVLDEEP, encoded by the coding sequence ATGGAAAAGCCTTTCTGGAAAACCAAAGCGCTTGAGGAGCTGAGCGCGGCCGAGTGGGAATCGCTTTGCGACGGCTGCGGCAAGTGCTGCATGTCGAAGCTGGAGGACGAGGATACCGGCGACATCTACTGGACCAGCGTGTCCTGCCGGATGTTCGATGCGGCCACATGCCGTTGTTCGGATTACCCCAACCGGCTTTCGCAGGTGTCGGATTGCGTGGGCCTCACGCCGCAGAACGTGCGCACCATTTCATGGCTGCCCGGCACCTGCGCCTACCGGCTGGTGGCGGAGGGGCGTGATCTCTACTGGTGGCACCGCCTGCTTTCAGGCAGCGCCGAGACGGTGCATGAGGCGGGGGTTTCCATGCGCGGGCGCGTTTGCGCCAGCGAAAGCGATCTTCAGGAGCCGGAAGATTATTTCGACTATGTGCTCGACGAGGAGCCCTGA
- a CDS encoding GNAT family N-acetyltransferase: protein MKNNDISIRAYAPETDTPALSQIWLEASRIAHAFIGDQRLLEQQALIETRYLPVAESWVACVDDVPAGFISLLDTFVGGIFVAPQWQGLGIGRRLIAHALNLRGELSLEVYTRNTGAMRFYASLGFEELSRRASDDEGLPFENALLRLKK, encoded by the coding sequence ATGAAGAACAACGACATTTCGATCCGGGCCTATGCTCCGGAAACAGACACGCCCGCGCTGTCACAAATCTGGCTGGAAGCCTCCCGCATCGCCCATGCATTCATCGGCGATCAGCGCCTGCTCGAGCAGCAGGCGCTGATTGAAACCCGCTATCTTCCCGTTGCGGAAAGCTGGGTTGCCTGCGTCGATGATGTCCCAGCCGGCTTCATCAGCCTGCTCGACACGTTCGTCGGCGGCATTTTCGTCGCGCCGCAATGGCAAGGGCTGGGCATCGGCCGCAGGCTGATCGCCCATGCCCTGAACCTCAGAGGCGAGCTTTCACTGGAAGTCTATACGCGCAACACGGGCGCCATGCGCTTTTATGCATCGCTCGGCTTTGAGGAATTGTCGCGGCGCGCCAGTGACGACGAAGGCCTCCCCTTCGAAAACGCGCTGCTGCGCCTGAAGAAATGA
- a CDS encoding OmpA family protein, translated as MKLHPGILAGTALGLLMATGPLAALPLGGKAGIASSMGDNPLMLAQAECPEGEAAENCAPRQQQPAEERPAPEPEAAPPPPPPEPAPEPEPAPQPAPPPAPEPAPEPAPPPAPEPAPEPAPPPAPEPAPKPAPAPAPEPAPAPAPEPEPQPQAEQPAPGQPAPQPEAPAEQPAPEPAPAPAPQPEQPAAPTPSAPEPEAQEPAPQPEAEKPAPEAPAAEQPAPAPAENGETAPRQPPEPGNDNEQGQSAGQPAQPEQPAPQPPTQSEAPPANPDEAPLLDSQKQTPPPAEGGQPAPDGAQPVPTPAPAPDGQTPDGQTPDGQTPDGQTQAPQPAPVDAGPPPADDRAAQQAIAPEKIVPAIEEKGTRRERPPEPRRERADGIDVLREIGDRVILQLGGQTIVESNDRPRMTRDARDVYYEDLPRGRTREVIIRDNGSQIVTIRNRHGDVIQRSRITPDGREYILSYADEQRYDDVREWRDPGYDLPPIRLTIPRDDYILESRRVRDPDAYYRFLEQPPVERVQRLYSVEEVKRSARVRDIARRVDLDTLNFEFGSASVGDSEIEKLDGVATAIERMLEKNPAETFLIEGHTDAVGSDQANLALSDRRAEAVAEALTGAFGIPPENLATQGYGEQYLKINTQKPERENRRVTIRRITPLVAPVAQAN; from the coding sequence ATGAAACTTCACCCTGGAATTCTCGCGGGCACCGCACTTGGCCTGCTCATGGCCACCGGGCCGCTTGCCGCGCTGCCCCTTGGCGGCAAGGCCGGGATTGCATCTTCCATGGGCGACAACCCGCTGATGCTGGCGCAGGCCGAATGCCCCGAAGGCGAAGCGGCGGAAAATTGCGCGCCCCGCCAGCAGCAGCCGGCCGAAGAGCGCCCGGCGCCGGAGCCGGAAGCAGCGCCTCCACCCCCGCCGCCTGAACCCGCTCCGGAACCCGAACCTGCGCCTCAGCCGGCGCCGCCACCTGCCCCTGAGCCGGCCCCTGAACCTGCACCACCTCCCGCGCCAGAACCAGCCCCGGAGCCTGCGCCGCCTCCCGCGCCGGAGCCGGCACCCAAGCCCGCACCAGCACCCGCGCCCGAACCAGCTCCCGCGCCTGCACCGGAGCCAGAACCGCAGCCGCAGGCCGAACAGCCAGCGCCCGGGCAACCCGCTCCACAGCCGGAAGCGCCTGCTGAACAGCCGGCACCGGAGCCAGCGCCCGCCCCGGCTCCGCAACCCGAGCAGCCCGCGGCTCCCACGCCCAGCGCTCCAGAGCCCGAAGCACAGGAACCGGCCCCACAGCCGGAGGCCGAAAAACCTGCGCCCGAAGCCCCGGCGGCTGAACAACCCGCCCCCGCACCCGCCGAAAACGGTGAGACGGCTCCGCGCCAGCCTCCCGAGCCCGGCAACGACAATGAACAGGGTCAGTCAGCCGGGCAGCCGGCGCAGCCCGAACAGCCTGCCCCCCAGCCGCCAACGCAGAGCGAAGCGCCTCCCGCCAATCCCGACGAGGCACCTCTTCTTGACAGCCAGAAGCAGACGCCCCCACCTGCTGAAGGTGGACAACCCGCCCCCGACGGCGCTCAGCCCGTGCCTACCCCGGCCCCTGCGCCTGACGGCCAGACCCCTGATGGCCAGACCCCTGATGGCCAGACCCCCGATGGCCAGACACAGGCGCCCCAGCCCGCGCCTGTCGATGCAGGCCCGCCGCCGGCGGACGACCGCGCCGCCCAGCAGGCCATCGCGCCTGAAAAGATCGTGCCGGCTATCGAGGAGAAAGGCACACGGCGCGAGCGTCCGCCCGAACCGCGCCGCGAGCGCGCTGACGGCATCGACGTGCTGCGCGAGATCGGCGACCGCGTAATCCTGCAACTCGGCGGCCAGACCATCGTTGAAAGCAACGACCGTCCGCGCATGACCCGCGATGCGCGCGACGTCTATTACGAGGACCTGCCGCGCGGCCGCACCCGCGAGGTCATCATCCGCGACAATGGCAGCCAGATCGTCACCATCCGCAATCGCCATGGCGACGTGATCCAGCGCTCGCGCATCACGCCGGACGGGCGCGAATACATCCTCAGCTATGCGGACGAGCAGCGCTATGACGATGTGCGCGAGTGGCGCGATCCGGGCTATGATCTGCCGCCCATCCGCCTCACCATCCCGCGCGACGACTACATTCTGGAATCGCGCCGGGTGCGGGATCCGGACGCCTATTACCGCTTCCTCGAACAGCCGCCGGTGGAGCGCGTCCAGCGTCTCTATTCGGTGGAAGAGGTGAAGCGCTCGGCCCGCGTCCGCGACATCGCCCGGCGCGTCGATCTCGATACGCTCAACTTCGAGTTCGGCTCCGCCTCCGTCGGCGACAGCGAGATCGAGAAGCTGGATGGCGTCGCCACGGCCATCGAAAGGATGCTGGAGAAGAACCCGGCCGAAACCTTCCTGATCGAGGGCCACACCGATGCGGTCGGCTCCGATCAGGCCAATCTGGCGCTGTCCGACCGCCGTGCCGAGGCGGTTGCCGAAGCGCTGACGGGCGCCTTCGGCATCCCGCCGGAAAATCTGGCAACGCAGGGCTATGGCGAGCAGTATCTCAAGATCAACACGCAAAAGCCGGAACGCGAGAACCGGCGCGTGACGATCCGCCGGATCACCCCGCTCGTCGCCCCGGTGGCGCAGGCCAATTGA
- a CDS encoding PadR family transcriptional regulator: protein MRGHHHFASRAERALWHAAERFGRGPFGSGMRGGGPGGRRGGPGDFLRAGRMFGDGDLKLVVLYLMAEAPRHGYDIIKALEERSSGFYAPSPGVIYPTLTFLEEAGYAVSAPEGAKKVFSITEAGSAHLAENRDMVERALEQLERFGRKMAKAREWFGWDDEAQERRGGRRDDELRSVRRRLRAALADILDGPEERRAQAADILKTAAEALEALNRD, encoded by the coding sequence ATGCGTGGACATCATCATTTCGCCAGCCGCGCGGAGCGCGCGCTCTGGCATGCGGCGGAACGTTTTGGTCGCGGGCCGTTCGGCTCGGGAATGCGGGGCGGCGGCCCCGGCGGGCGGCGCGGCGGGCCGGGCGATTTCCTGCGTGCCGGCCGCATGTTCGGCGACGGCGACCTCAAGCTGGTGGTTCTTTACTTGATGGCCGAAGCGCCGCGCCACGGCTACGACATCATCAAGGCGCTGGAAGAGCGCTCCAGCGGCTTCTATGCGCCGAGCCCCGGCGTGATCTATCCGACGCTGACCTTCCTCGAAGAAGCCGGCTATGCCGTCTCGGCTCCCGAAGGCGCGAAGAAGGTGTTTTCGATCACCGAGGCGGGGTCCGCCCATCTGGCCGAAAACCGCGACATGGTGGAGCGGGCGCTGGAGCAGCTGGAGCGTTTCGGCCGCAAGATGGCCAAGGCGCGCGAGTGGTTCGGCTGGGACGACGAGGCGCAGGAACGGCGCGGCGGGCGCAGGGATGACGAGCTTCGTTCCGTGCGGCGCCGGCTGAGGGCAGCGCTTGCCGACATTCTGGATGGTCCGGAAGAGCGGCGCGCGCAGGCTGCAGATATTCTGAAGACTGCCGCCGAGGCGCTGGAAGCCCTGAACCGGGACTGA
- a CDS encoding TetR/AcrR family transcriptional regulator, with amino-acid sequence MQQENPRRTNRERTGATRAALMAAARALFIEKSYAETATPEIVAAAGVTRGALYHHFADKQALFRAVVEQEAADVAAAIDHAAPDTKNPRQALLDGGMAFLTAMAAPGRTRLLLLDGPAVLGRAVMDEIDAKHGARTLREGLEAAMREGAMRRFPPAALTALFSAAFDRAALSIEAGAPREDFIETLSAMIDGLSLPQG; translated from the coding sequence ATGCAACAGGAAAACCCCCGCCGCACCAACCGCGAACGCACGGGGGCGACCCGCGCCGCACTGATGGCTGCGGCGCGGGCGCTCTTCATTGAAAAGTCCTATGCGGAAACGGCGACGCCGGAGATCGTTGCCGCCGCCGGCGTCACGCGCGGCGCGCTCTATCATCACTTCGCCGACAAGCAGGCCCTGTTCCGGGCGGTGGTCGAGCAGGAAGCGGCGGATGTTGCCGCCGCGATCGACCATGCTGCGCCGGATACCAAAAATCCCCGCCAGGCCCTTCTGGATGGCGGCATGGCCTTTCTTACGGCAATGGCGGCGCCCGGCCGCACCCGCCTGCTGCTGCTGGATGGGCCGGCCGTGCTTGGCCGCGCCGTCATGGACGAAATCGATGCAAAGCATGGCGCCCGCACCCTGCGGGAGGGGCTTGAAGCGGCCATGCGCGAAGGCGCGATGAGGCGGTTTCCGCCGGCTGCGCTGACCGCGCTTTTCTCCGCCGCCTTCGACCGCGCCGCCCTGTCCATCGAGGCCGGCGCGCCGCGGGAGGATTTCATCGAAACCCTTAGTGCCATGATCGACGGGCTGTCCCTGCCACAGGGATGA